The genome window CCTGGGCGCCTGCTCCAGATGCTGCAGGAATCGCACGAAACGCTCCTTGCCTACATTGAGGAGAAGTACGCCGATGCGCCGCTGGACAGCACCGTAACGGCCTGGGGTTCCCCGCTGCCGTTGGGCAGCGCAGTGGCCCACATTTCGTCGGAAGATTTCTATCACGCTGGTCAGATCGCGTTCATCCGCATGGCTACCGATCCGGACTGGGACTACTATACAGCCGTGTACGGTGAGCATTCCGAATAGCCGGTTCCCCGGAAGCCAAACGGAGTGCACGGAGCCGGGCTGAGCCGGCAGGTGCGGTCATCCGGCGCGCTCAAAGAGCCGGCATGGACGGAGCTCGGAGTGAGACATTCGGCGCCTTTACCTGCGGAGCACGCGGCGCCACGTAGAGTTGAGCTGGGACGGCCGTAGCGTTTTCCCCTGCAGCGTAGTGGGCACGGAAAACGGATGGCGGCATAACGTATCGAGGTCCAGAGGCCACCACCAGGCGGCACGGGCTGTTTCAGACCGTTTCGGTTCAGGAGTTATGGAATTGGCGGCGATGGTTACAACGGAAGCCGACCAGAACGGGGCATGGCGGGTCCCGTCGCCACCCGGGTGGCGCGAAGCCCTCGGTTTCGCGCACGCTCTCGGCGCTGGAACAGGCGCTCGATCCCCGAACCTGACTCTGGCGGCCGCAGTTCAGGCGGTGTGCGGCCTTTTGCCCGGCGCACAGATGCCGGAGCCTGACGAGTTGGCGTGGACCCGGGAGGTTGGCGGGCGGCCCTCGGGAATTCTGTACGGCTCGCTACGGGCATCCTCGATCGCTGCGGGTTACGATCCGGCATGGCTTCAGGTATCTAATACGCACGAACGCGGCATCGAGATGGTGGCAGCTACATTCGATTGCAAAGTGGCTGGGATCGGCATCGACCTTGTCCAACTGAGCCGAATGCGCCGTCATGGGCCGCCGCAGCTCCTTCAAATGGCGCGCCGGTTCATGAGCGCGGACGCCTACGAAGAGTTCACTGTCGGATCCGCGGGCGGCTCCTCGAGCGATGCTCCGGAGCGTGTGGCAGCGGGTTTCGCACTGATGGAAGCCACCTCGAAGGCGCTTGGCGCCGGGCTGCGGATGGGGCTGGGAGTGGGCGGACCGCTAAGCGTGAGGATGCAAAGCATCGGTGTGACGGATCCGTTTGGGGCGTGCTCCATTGCGGTCCTCGGCGATGCTCGTGACCGGCTGGAGTTGTTGGGTTGTGACCAACTTACAGGCGCCTGCTCGAACGATGGTGAACTGGTATGCGCCTGTGTGGCTGCGTGCCGCTCCGGTTGACACCGGCGGTGTCGCGGGCTATACTGCTTGCGCAATAATGCACAAACTTCCGTCGATGGCCCGGCGGGCATGGCTCCCGAATGGAATCAGCGAATGAGTACCCGAACGGCGATTGATTCGCACGACGTCGCCTTCGAGCGGGAGCGCGGTGTAGTTGCCGTTGAGGTAACGCGGCAGGTTTGCCATGCCGTGATTGATGTTGGTGACGGGGACGACCGGCCGACCCGGATTCTGAACACATTCCAGACACTGGCGACCGCTCACGTCCCGGTCTTCCTGATCAAGCTGCACCGTACGGCGGTAACCCTGGGATTGGCCGGCCTGGATGCGGAGCGAGCCGAAGCTGCCATTGCGTCCGGTGGCATGCAGGTCAGACTGCGGTGCGACCTGGCGCTGATTGTGGTGCGCGCCAGCTCCATGCGCGACCTTTCCGGCATCATGTCGCAGATTGCCGACGCACTCTTTGTGGTTGGCGCTCATATGCTGGCGACCGGCGACTCACACAGTACGGTGCAGTGCATCATCGAAGACGATCGCGCCAACGCCGTGGCGCAGGAACTCGCGACCGTTTTCGGGCTTGAGCCTTCCGGGATTGTTCAGCGGCCATTGCCCGAGGCGCCGAAATCGTGAAGATCCTGGTTCAAAAGTTCGGCGGCACGTCCCTCGATTCACAGGAGCACCGCGAAATGGCGGTGCGCAAGGTAATCCAGGCCCAGCAGGCGGGCCATGCCTCGGTCGTAGTTGTTTCAGCCATTGGACGTTCCGGCGCTCCGTACGCTACCGATTCGCTGATCGGATTCCTTGAGGCTGTGGACCCTCAGGCGCCGATGCCACCGCGTGAACTGGATGTGATGATGGGCTGCGGAGAGATCATCTCTGCGGCCGTTTTCGCGCGCGCCCTGCAGGCGTCGGGCATCAAGGCATCGGCCTTGACGGGTGGTCAGGCCGGCATCATTACCGATGAGGTTTACGGCAACGCCCGCATCCGCGAGATCCGAACGCAGCACCTTCTATCGCTTCTGCGGAAGGGAATCACGCCGGTGGTATGCGGGTTTCAGGGCGCAACGGATCACTCCGAAGAGGACGAATCGTGGTCGCTCACTACCCTTGGGCGCGGCGGCAGCGATACCACCGCCACGGCGCTTGGCGCAGCTCTCAAGGCAACTGCCGTTGAGATCTATACCGACGTGGATGGCGTGAAGTCGGCCGATCCCGATCTGGTTCCAGATGCGCGCACGCTGGACGTTTGCAGCTACGAAGAGGTGGCCGAGATCGCGCATCAGGGCGCCCGCGTGGTTCACCCAAGGGCGGTTGAGATCGCGATGGATCACCGGATGCCGCTCTGGGTGAAGGGGACGTTCACGGAATCGCCGGGCACGCGCATTGAATCGATTCCGAATCGCGGCGCCGGCGCGCCGCGCGTTACCGGCGTAACGCATACCGGCAAGATCGTGTTCATTCGGCTGGAGATCGGCGAAACAGTTCACAAGGCGAGCGTGGAGCGCGAAGTCTATCGGATGATGTCTCGCGCCGGCGTCAACATCCACTACGTCACATTTGGGCCTAACGCCCTTTCGTTTGGCGTGCCGCGCGACAAGTTTCCAATTGCGCGTGACTTGCTGGACGGCATGGTGGTTCCTGTACCGTACGAAGCGCCGGATTCCAGCGGAAAGGTTGCCGCGTTCTTCATTTTCAAGTTTTCTGAGGGGCTGGATCTTGCTTACAGCGTCCAGCGCCCGCTATTGCGAGCGATGGAGAGCAAGATCGACGTGGTAGACGTACCCGGGGCCGTGTTTGAGAACTGCACGACGGTCTCGGTGGTAACTTCCGGCCACCGCAGAGTGCCGGGTATTATGGCGGGAGTTTTCGAGACGCTGGCGGGCGCCGGCGTAGCCGTCTATCAGACGGCGGACTCCGAGATGTCGGTGTCGTTTCTCGTGCCGGAAAGTGACGCGGAGCGAGCGGTTCGGCTGCTGCACGCCCGCTTCTGTCAGACTACAGCGGCATAGCTGAACCAGGTCATGGAAAAGCCGGACGACAAGCTGGCGGAGGAAAAAAAAGCGTGGGACGTAGCGCCGGATGCGCCGATTGTGCCAAAATTCACGGTCTCACTTCCACCGCGGCCCGTGGAGCCCGAAACGCTGGCCGCTGGACAGCGTCAGGCTTCCAATACGGCGCTGGCGCTCTCGGCGGTTTCGGCGTTCGTCGCTCCAATTATCGTTCTGGTGGTTGCCGGCTGGCTTCTCGACCTCAAGCTGCGGCACACAACGTACTGGTTCTCGCTGCTGGGCGCGGTGCTCGGACTGGTGGTGGGCATCAGTTCGCTGGTGCGCACGCTTCAAAAGCTTAACTCATGACCGGTATTCGCACGACCAACTTCATCGCCACCGCAGGCGCGCGTCCCAAGCAGGGTTCACTCGGTATAACGCTGTGCGTCAGCGGCGCGGTGGCTTTGGCGACGTCGCTGCTGCTGGTTGTGCTCAATCTGCGCCCGGCCGCCTGGGCGTTTGCTGGTGGCTCGCTGCTATCGCTCCTCAGCGCCGGCTCGATCACGCTCTCGGTTCCGTTTGCGCTCCGCGGAAGATCACTCCGGAGGACACGCCGCGTGCTGTTGGCGCTGCTCATTGCAAAAGTACCGATCTTTGGGGTGATTCTGGCCGTGGCGGCAGCGCACGCCGGCGCCGACCTGCCATTTATTGTGGTCGGTATCGGCCTCGTACCATTTGCGTTTACTGCCGTGGCGCTCACACAGGCGGCGCAATCCTCCAGAGCGAAGCGCTCGACAGCAACTGTTCACCGGCTTGCGGAAGCCACAGCGGGAATGCAGTTTACCGCCGAGTACAGCGGCGAGACGGAAGGGAGATAGCGGGTTGCCGAACGGCTCGCAGCATACTGCCTCAAACAGCCGGTTGATTCACCTGCCTTCCGGCGCAGCCTTTCAGCTGGCGCAGGGCGGTGCGCCTTCCGGCGTCAGCGCCGACGCACCAGCCCAAACGGCAGGATCGCGCGAGCAGCCGTTCAAGCCGGGCGACATGGCCGATCCAAGAGCGTTGCTCTGGGATAGTGGACTGATTGCTGTCGGGATGATTGTTTTCGCGCTGCTTGCAAAACGGAACATGCAGGCTGTGCCGCGAGGGCTTCAGAATGTCGGCGAGTTCATCGCGGAGGGCCTGAACAGGTTTGCCGTGCAGACTATTGGCCCGGGCGGGGAGCGGTACACGCCGCTGGTGGGCACCATCTTCATCTACGTGTTGTTGATGAACCTGTTCAGTGCGATGCCCTTCGTACACGCGCCCACGGCGAACCTCACGTTTACGCTTGCCCTGGGCGTGGTGGTGTTTGTGTACGTGCAGTTTGTGGGCATCCGGTCGAATGGCCCGGTGGGTTATGTGAAGCACTTTCTCGGACCAATCTGGTGGGTGGCGCCCCTCCTGGGTCCGATTGAACTGGTTTCGGAGCTGGTCAAGCCCTTTACGCTGGCCCTCCGACTTTTCGGCAACATCTTCGGCGAGGATGTTATCATCCTCATTCTGGCTTCCATGGCGTCCGGCAGCATCATCGGACGATTCATCCCGCTGCAGTTTCCAGTACTCATTCTCTCTCTTCTGACCGATGTGGTCCAGGCGCTGGTATTCACCATCCTCACCTGCATCTACATCCAGCTGATGACCGGGCACGGCAGTAACGAGCATGAGGCGGCTCACGCCGCTCATTAGTGCCCTTCCGGTCGGATCTCGTTCGAGATATATCGAAAGGAACAGATACAATGGTCTATTTTATGGCTCTGGCGCTGGCCGTCGGCTTCGGCGTCCCCGTTGCCGTACTCTCTGCCGCGCTCGGCCAGGGTAAGGCGGCGGCCGCCGCTCTGGAGGGTATGGCCAGGCAGCCGGAGCAGACCGGCAACCTGCAGATCAATATGATCATCGCGCTCGCGTTTATCGAGTCCCTCGTGATCTTCTCACTGTTGGTCTTTCTGATGATGCGCGGCAATCTGCCTGATACCGGCAAGGTGATGTCGGCCGTTCAGTCGGCTGCAACGTCGCTGGCCAAGTAGTCATAGCGGTGCGGGCGCGTGTGGCCCGCACCCAGGCCTCCATTTCCATATCATGAACTCCATGCTGCAGAGCCTGAAGTTTGATCCGGTGGTCTTCCTGGCGCAGATCGTCATCTTCATTGCGCTTGTTGTTATCATGCGTTTCGTATTTTGGGAGCCGATGCTCGCGAACATTTCGAAACGCGATCGCGACGTAGACGATGCCTACCGACAACGCGATGCTCTGGAAGCGGATATGCACGCCCTCCGGGATGACTATCAGCGGCGCATGGCGGCTGTGGAGGCGGAGGCGCGCACGCGCATTCAGGAGTCGATCAAGGATGCGCAGGCACAGCGCGAGCTGCTTCTGAACGAGGCACGTGAGCAGGCCGAGGAGGTGATACGTCAGGGTATCGCCTCTATCGACGCCGAGCGTGCAGCCGTGCTTGCCGGCATGACCGATCAAATAGCTGCGGTTGCCGCCACTGCCGCCGCAAACGCGCTGGGTGGCGGCGCCACGGAAGTTCTGCTGCGCCGCGAGCTCAAGCCGATCGTTGCGCAGGCAACCGGCGGCGGAACGGAACGGTCCGCATGAACGCTGTCCTTCTCAAAGCGAGCGCGAGGCGACCAGCGTGATTCCCGAATTTCACCTTGGGCCGTTTGCCAACGAATACCCGCCCTCACTCTGGGCGATTATTGTCGGATTCGCCATCATCGCGTTCGCCTTCGTCCGGTTCGTCCTGCCCAGGCTGAAGGTGCTGCTGAGCGACCGGACGGAGCGCATCGAACAGGCGCAGAAGCTGCTTGAGAAGGCGATGGCCGATCTCCAGTCGCAGCACGACCTGTATGCCGCGCGCATTGCCAACATCGAGTCCGAAGCGATGGCAGCCAGCGAGCGCGCTGTGCAAGAGGCAAAGGCGGCGCACGACGAGTTGCTGGCGGAAGCTCGGACGATGGTGGATGCCATGCTGGCCCGAGCGAAGGCCGAGATTACCCGTGAAGAGGCCCGTACACGCATCGAGTTGCGTCGCGATGTCGTGCGGATCGCGATGGATTCGGCGGAAGCCGGCATCCGCGCTCACGCCAGCGAGACTGCGCACTCCTCGCTGATCGATGACTTCATCGGCGCGGTGCAGCAGCCTGCGGCCGGTGGAGGCAGTCACTGATGGCGACGATCGATTTTCGCGTTGCGCGACGGTACGCATCCGCGGTGTTCGCTGCCGCATCGAAAGCCCGCAAGGTGGACGCCGTGACCAGCGACCTGGCACAGTTCAGCGCTCTGGTCGGTGGC of Armatimonadota bacterium contains these proteins:
- a CDS encoding ATP synthase F0 subunit B, with translation MNSMLQSLKFDPVVFLAQIVIFIALVVIMRFVFWEPMLANISKRDRDVDDAYRQRDALEADMHALRDDYQRRMAAVEAEARTRIQESIKDAQAQRELLLNEAREQAEEVIRQGIASIDAERAAVLAGMTDQIAAVAATAAANALGGGATEVLLRRELKPIVAQATGGGTERSA
- the atpE gene encoding ATP synthase F0 subunit C, which translates into the protein MVYFMALALAVGFGVPVAVLSAALGQGKAAAAALEGMARQPEQTGNLQINMIIALAFIESLVIFSLLVFLMMRGNLPDTGKVMSAVQSAATSLAK
- a CDS encoding DinB family protein, yielding MPFHLSDVVRGVRSSRKYFLRHLDGLTPAQWSWKPYPACKSVVETLAHLVTDDSAYLQSLQTGVEPTYEALEVAERDPGRLLQMLQESHETLLAYIEEKYADAPLDSTVTAWGSPLPLGSAVAHISSEDFYHAGQIAFIRMATDPDWDYYTAVYGEHSE
- a CDS encoding 4'-phosphopantetheinyl transferase superfamily protein, with the protein product MVTTEADQNGAWRVPSPPGWREALGFAHALGAGTGARSPNLTLAAAVQAVCGLLPGAQMPEPDELAWTREVGGRPSGILYGSLRASSIAAGYDPAWLQVSNTHERGIEMVAATFDCKVAGIGIDLVQLSRMRRHGPPQLLQMARRFMSADAYEEFTVGSAGGSSSDAPERVAAGFALMEATSKALGAGLRMGLGVGGPLSVRMQSIGVTDPFGACSIAVLGDARDRLELLGCDQLTGACSNDGELVCACVAACRSG
- a CDS encoding AtpZ/AtpI family protein, translating into MEKPDDKLAEEKKAWDVAPDAPIVPKFTVSLPPRPVEPETLAAGQRQASNTALALSAVSAFVAPIIVLVVAGWLLDLKLRHTTYWFSLLGAVLGLVVGISSLVRTLQKLNS
- a CDS encoding aspartate kinase produces the protein MKILVQKFGGTSLDSQEHREMAVRKVIQAQQAGHASVVVVSAIGRSGAPYATDSLIGFLEAVDPQAPMPPRELDVMMGCGEIISAAVFARALQASGIKASALTGGQAGIITDEVYGNARIREIRTQHLLSLLRKGITPVVCGFQGATDHSEEDESWSLTTLGRGGSDTTATALGAALKATAVEIYTDVDGVKSADPDLVPDARTLDVCSYEEVAEIAHQGARVVHPRAVEIAMDHRMPLWVKGTFTESPGTRIESIPNRGAGAPRVTGVTHTGKIVFIRLEIGETVHKASVEREVYRMMSRAGVNIHYVTFGPNALSFGVPRDKFPIARDLLDGMVVPVPYEAPDSSGKVAAFFIFKFSEGLDLAYSVQRPLLRAMESKIDVVDVPGAVFENCTTVSVVTSGHRRVPGIMAGVFETLAGAGVAVYQTADSEMSVSFLVPESDAERAVRLLHARFCQTTAA
- the atpB gene encoding F0F1 ATP synthase subunit A gives rise to the protein MPNGSQHTASNSRLIHLPSGAAFQLAQGGAPSGVSADAPAQTAGSREQPFKPGDMADPRALLWDSGLIAVGMIVFALLAKRNMQAVPRGLQNVGEFIAEGLNRFAVQTIGPGGERYTPLVGTIFIYVLLMNLFSAMPFVHAPTANLTFTLALGVVVFVYVQFVGIRSNGPVGYVKHFLGPIWWVAPLLGPIELVSELVKPFTLALRLFGNIFGEDVIILILASMASGSIIGRFIPLQFPVLILSLLTDVVQALVFTILTCIYIQLMTGHGSNEHEAAHAAH
- a CDS encoding ATP synthase F0 subunit B codes for the protein MIPEFHLGPFANEYPPSLWAIIVGFAIIAFAFVRFVLPRLKVLLSDRTERIEQAQKLLEKAMADLQSQHDLYAARIANIESEAMAASERAVQEAKAAHDELLAEARTMVDAMLARAKAEITREEARTRIELRRDVVRIAMDSAEAGIRAHASETAHSSLIDDFIGAVQQPAAGGGSH